One segment of Pseudomonas sp. FP2196 DNA contains the following:
- a CDS encoding cytochrome b, whose translation MQLRNSSSRYGWVSIFMHWGVALAVFGLFALGLWMVGLDYYSTWRKDAPDLHKSIGLVLLGVMVLRVLWRFISPPPPTLQSYSRMTRIGAKFGHGFLYVGLFAVMLAGYLISTADGVGIPVFGLFEVPALVSGLPDQADTAGVIHLWLAWALVIFSGLHALAALKHHFIDRDATLTRMLGRKA comes from the coding sequence ATGCAGCTACGTAACTCTTCTTCGCGCTATGGTTGGGTCAGCATCTTCATGCACTGGGGCGTGGCGCTGGCGGTCTTCGGACTGTTTGCTCTCGGCCTGTGGATGGTCGGGCTGGATTACTACAGCACTTGGCGCAAAGACGCGCCGGATCTGCACAAGAGCATCGGTCTGGTGCTGCTCGGTGTGATGGTGTTGCGGGTGTTGTGGCGCTTTATCAGCCCGCCGCCGCCAACGCTGCAAAGTTACAGTCGCATGACCCGTATCGGCGCCAAGTTCGGCCACGGGTTTCTGTACGTCGGGCTGTTCGCTGTGATGCTTGCCGGTTACCTGATTTCCACCGCAGACGGTGTCGGGATCCCGGTGTTTGGCCTGTTTGAAGTTCCTGCACTGGTTTCCGGGCTACCGGATCAGGCAGATACCGCTGGGGTGATTCATCTCTGGCTGGCGTGGGCGCTGGTAATTTTTTCCGGTCTCCATGCGTTGGCAGCATTGAAGCACCACTTTATCGATCGTGATGCGACCCTCACTCGAATGCTCGGTCGC
- a CDS encoding flavin monoamine oxidase family protein, with amino-acid sequence MSVGWLRACALVILGLFSVNTLAKDKTAIVIGGGLSGLTAAYELQNKGWQVTLLEAKPSMGGRSGMATSEWIGNDKTQPVLNKYVSTFKLGTTPAPEFVRTPGYLIDGEYFSAADLATKQPATADAMKRYQKTLDDLARSIDDPQNPAATSTLHALDQINVSNWLDKQNLPATARQLINQDIRTHYDEPSRLSLLYFAQQNRVYRGVSDRDLRASRLVGGSQVLAQAFVKQIKTIKTNSPVSAISQDKDGVTVKVGSVGYQADYVVLAVPLRALSKIQLTPALDAQHMAAIKGTNYGWRDQIMLKFKTPVWESKARMSGEIYSNAGLGMLWIEPALKGGANVVINLSGDNSRVMQAFGDKQMVDQVLIRLHAFYPQARGSFTGYEIRRYSTDPSMGGAYLAYGPGQISKFWRIWERPLQRVAFAGEHTDTLYPGTLEGALRTGQRAASQVEDLAAGKSFEPAKVVPAAAAAGAAGAVAAKKGNFFSNLFGGSDDDKKPAPAKAAEPAPAPVTPAPAPTPAAAPAPVEAPKPAAPVKAEPAKKAAAKPAAKKPAAKTEAKKAPAKPAAKKAEPAKKPAAKPAATTEAKAQ; translated from the coding sequence ATGTCTGTCGGTTGGCTGCGCGCCTGTGCGCTGGTGATTTTGGGGCTGTTCAGCGTTAACACGCTGGCCAAGGATAAAACCGCAATCGTGATCGGCGGCGGCCTGTCAGGTCTGACCGCTGCTTACGAGCTGCAAAACAAAGGCTGGCAGGTGACCCTGCTGGAAGCCAAGCCGAGCATGGGCGGTCGCTCGGGCATGGCCACCAGCGAGTGGATCGGCAACGACAAGACGCAGCCAGTGCTGAACAAGTACGTCTCGACGTTCAAACTGGGCACCACGCCGGCACCTGAATTCGTGCGTACCCCGGGTTATCTGATCGACGGCGAGTATTTCTCCGCCGCTGATTTGGCGACCAAGCAACCGGCCACTGCCGATGCCATGAAGCGCTACCAGAAAACCCTCGATGATCTGGCGCGTTCGATTGACGATCCGCAAAACCCGGCGGCGACCAGCACCCTGCACGCGCTGGACCAGATCAACGTGTCGAACTGGCTCGACAAGCAGAACCTGCCGGCCACCGCACGTCAGCTGATCAACCAGGACATCCGCACCCACTACGACGAACCCTCGCGTCTGTCGCTGCTGTATTTCGCTCAGCAGAATCGTGTGTATCGCGGCGTCTCCGACCGTGACCTGCGCGCCTCGCGTCTGGTCGGCGGCAGCCAGGTGCTGGCGCAGGCCTTCGTCAAACAGATCAAGACCATCAAGACCAACTCACCGGTTTCCGCTATCAGCCAGGACAAGGACGGCGTGACCGTCAAGGTCGGCAGTGTCGGTTATCAGGCTGATTACGTGGTATTGGCCGTGCCACTGCGCGCGCTGAGCAAGATTCAGCTGACCCCGGCGCTGGATGCTCAGCATATGGCGGCGATCAAGGGCACCAACTACGGCTGGCGCGACCAGATCATGTTGAAGTTCAAGACGCCGGTTTGGGAAAGCAAGGCGCGCATGTCCGGCGAAATCTACAGCAACGCAGGTCTGGGCATGTTGTGGATCGAACCGGCGCTGAAGGGCGGTGCCAACGTGGTGATCAACCTGTCCGGCGACAACTCCCGTGTGATGCAGGCGTTCGGCGACAAGCAGATGGTCGATCAGGTGCTGATCCGTCTGCACGCGTTTTATCCACAGGCCCGTGGCTCGTTCACCGGTTATGAAATCCGCCGCTACAGCACCGACCCGTCGATGGGCGGCGCTTACCTGGCCTACGGCCCGGGCCAGATCAGCAAGTTCTGGCGTATCTGGGAACGTCCGCTGCAACGCGTAGCGTTCGCTGGCGAACACACCGACACCTTGTACCCGGGCACGCTGGAAGGCGCTCTGCGCACTGGTCAGCGTGCGGCCAGCCAGGTTGAAGATCTGGCGGCAGGCAAATCGTTCGAACCGGCCAAAGTGGTTCCGGCCGCTGCAGCGGCAGGCGCGGCGGGTGCCGTGGCGGCGAAGAAGGGCAACTTCTTCAGCAACCTGTTCGGCGGTTCGGATGACGACAAGAAACCAGCGCCAGCCAAGGCCGCGGAACCGGCTCCAGCGCCAGTAACTCCAGCGCCTGCGCCAACCCCTGCAGCTGCACCAGCTCCGGTGGAAGCACCGAAACCAGCGGCCCCGGTAAAAGCCGAGCCAGCCAAGAAAGCAGCGGCCAAGCCTGCGGCGAAGAAGCCGGCAGCCAAGACCGAAGCGAAAAAAGCTCCGGCAAAACCGGCGGCAAAAAAGGCTGAACCGGCGAAGAAACCAGCGGCCAAGCCTGCTGCAACGACAGAGGCCAAGGCGCAGTAA
- a CDS encoding adenosylmethionine--8-amino-7-oxononanoate transaminase: MGLNNQWMQRDLAVLWHPCTQMKDHEQLPLIPIKRGEGVWLEDFEGKRYLDAVSSWWVNVFGHANPRINQRIKDQVDQLEHVILAGFSHQPVIELSERLVKMTPEGLNRVFYADNGSSCIEVALKMSFHYWLNRGQPNKKRFVTLTNSYHGETMAAMAVGDVPLFTETYKALLMDTIKVPSPDCYLRPEGMSWEEHSRNLFAAMEQTLAENHDSVAAVIVEPLIQGAGGMRMYHPVYLKLLREACDRYGVHLIHDEIAVGFGRTGTMFACEQAGIRPDFLCLSKALTGGYLPLAACLTTDEVYSAFYDDYPTLRAFLHSHSYTGNPLACAAALATLDIFEQDNVIENNKALAQRMASATAHLVDHPNVSEVRQTGMVLAIEMVKDKASKEAYPWQERRGLKVFQHALERGALLRPLGSVVYFLPPYVITPEQIDFLADVASEGIDIATRDSVSVAVPKDFHPGFRDPG; encoded by the coding sequence ATGGGCCTGAATAACCAGTGGATGCAACGCGATCTCGCGGTGTTGTGGCATCCCTGCACCCAGATGAAAGACCACGAACAGCTGCCGCTGATCCCGATCAAGCGCGGCGAAGGCGTCTGGCTCGAAGACTTCGAAGGCAAGCGCTACCTCGATGCCGTCAGCTCCTGGTGGGTCAACGTATTCGGCCACGCCAACCCGCGAATCAACCAGCGCATCAAGGATCAGGTCGATCAGCTCGAACACGTGATTCTGGCCGGTTTCAGCCATCAGCCGGTGATCGAGCTGTCCGAACGTCTGGTGAAGATGACGCCGGAAGGCCTGAATCGAGTGTTCTACGCCGATAACGGTTCGTCCTGCATCGAAGTCGCATTGAAAATGAGCTTTCACTACTGGCTCAATCGCGGCCAGCCAAACAAGAAGCGCTTCGTCACCCTGACCAACAGCTACCACGGCGAAACCATGGCGGCGATGGCGGTCGGCGACGTGCCGCTGTTCACCGAAACCTACAAAGCCCTGCTGATGGACACCATCAAGGTGCCAAGCCCGGATTGTTACCTGCGCCCCGAAGGCATGAGCTGGGAAGAACACTCGCGCAACCTGTTCGCGGCGATGGAGCAGACCCTGGCCGAGAATCACGACAGCGTTGCCGCCGTGATCGTCGAGCCGCTGATCCAGGGCGCGGGTGGCATGCGCATGTATCACCCGGTGTACCTCAAGCTGCTGCGCGAAGCCTGCGACCGTTATGGCGTGCACCTGATCCACGACGAAATCGCCGTCGGCTTCGGCCGCACCGGCACCATGTTCGCCTGTGAACAGGCCGGTATCCGCCCGGACTTCCTCTGCCTGTCCAAGGCCCTGACCGGCGGCTACCTGCCGCTGGCGGCGTGCCTGACCACCGACGAGGTCTACAGCGCGTTCTACGATGACTATCCCACCCTGCGCGCCTTCCTGCATTCGCACAGTTACACCGGCAACCCGCTGGCCTGTGCGGCGGCGTTGGCGACGCTGGATATCTTCGAGCAGGACAACGTGATCGAGAACAACAAGGCGCTCGCTCAGCGCATGGCGTCGGCCACCGCGCATCTGGTCGATCACCCGAACGTGTCGGAAGTGCGCCAGACCGGCATGGTCCTGGCCATCGAGATGGTCAAGGATAAAGCCAGCAAAGAGGCCTACCCTTGGCAGGAACGTCGCGGCTTGAAGGTGTTCCAGCATGCGCTGGAGCGAGGTGCGTTACTGCGTCCGCTGGGCAGCGTGGTGTATTTCCTGCCGCCCTACGTGATTACCCCGGAGCAGATCGACTTCCTCGCCGACGTCGCCAGCGAAGGCATCGACATCGCTACGCGTGACAGCGTCAGCGTGGCCGTGCCGAAGGATTTCCATCCGGGGTTTCGTGATCCGGGCTGA
- a CDS encoding 16S rRNA (uracil(1498)-N(3))-methyltransferase translates to MRLSRFFIDAPLSTGEHELPEAQAHYISRVLRMAEGDAVQMFDGSGHEFRGSLVEVGKKRVIVQIDEQLAGQIESPLQIHLGQGLSRGERMDWAIQKATELGVTEITPIFSERCEVRLKDERADKRLLHWRQVAISACEQCGRSRVPVIHPPVLLADWIKQTEADLKLVLHPVAEPLVSHAKPSTLAFLIGPEGGLTDAEVEQAKGNGFHAARLGPRVLRTETAPVVALAVAQQLWGDF, encoded by the coding sequence ATGAGACTGTCCCGCTTCTTTATCGACGCCCCGCTGAGCACCGGCGAACACGAACTGCCGGAAGCCCAGGCGCATTACATCAGCCGCGTGCTGCGCATGGCCGAGGGCGATGCGGTGCAGATGTTCGACGGCTCCGGCCATGAGTTTCGCGGATCGCTGGTGGAAGTCGGCAAGAAACGCGTCATCGTGCAGATCGACGAGCAACTTGCCGGGCAGATCGAGTCGCCGCTGCAAATCCACCTCGGCCAAGGCCTGTCCCGTGGCGAGCGGATGGACTGGGCGATTCAGAAAGCCACCGAACTGGGTGTCACTGAAATCACCCCGATCTTCAGCGAGCGCTGCGAAGTGCGCCTGAAGGACGAACGCGCCGACAAACGCCTGCTGCACTGGCGCCAAGTAGCGATCAGCGCGTGCGAACAGTGCGGTCGTTCGCGGGTGCCGGTGATTCATCCGCCGGTGCTGTTAGCCGACTGGATCAAGCAGACTGAAGCGGATCTGAAGCTGGTGCTGCATCCGGTGGCCGAGCCGCTGGTGAGTCATGCCAAACCTTCGACGCTGGCGTTTCTGATCGGGCCTGAGGGTGGTTTGACCGACGCCGAAGTCGAGCAGGCCAAAGGCAACGGTTTCCACGCCGCCCGCCTCGGCCCGCGCGTACTGCGTACCGAGACCGCGCCGGTGGTTGCACTGGCGGTGGCCCAACAACTTTGGGGGGATTTCTAA
- a CDS encoding hemolysin III family protein, with translation MYHGERLNAWTHLVGAVAAFIGGVWMLVIASLDGSPWKIVSVAIYAFTLLVLYSASTVYHSVRGRKKAIMKKVDHFSIYLLIAGSYTPFCLVTLHGAWGWTLFGIVWGLALIGILQEIKPRSEARILSIVIYAVMGWIVLVAVKPLLAALGTTGFAWLATGGVLYTVGIIFFALDHRLRHAHGIWHLFVIAGSLLHFVAIMFYVL, from the coding sequence ATGTATCACGGAGAACGATTGAACGCCTGGACGCATCTGGTCGGGGCGGTGGCGGCTTTTATCGGCGGGGTGTGGATGCTGGTGATTGCCAGCCTGGACGGCAGTCCGTGGAAGATTGTCAGTGTGGCGATTTACGCCTTTACCTTGCTGGTGCTCTACAGCGCTTCGACCGTGTACCACAGCGTGCGCGGGCGCAAGAAAGCGATCATGAAGAAGGTCGATCACTTTTCGATCTACCTGCTGATTGCCGGCAGTTACACGCCGTTTTGTCTGGTGACCCTGCACGGGGCGTGGGGCTGGACGTTGTTCGGGATTGTCTGGGGGCTGGCGTTGATCGGCATCCTGCAGGAGATCAAGCCGCGTTCCGAGGCGCGGATTCTGTCGATCGTGATTTACGCCGTGATGGGCTGGATTGTGCTGGTAGCGGTCAAGCCGTTATTGGCGGCACTGGGCACCACCGGTTTCGCGTGGCTGGCGACGGGCGGGGTTTTGTACACCGTGGGGATTATCTTTTTTGCCCTGGATCACCGGTTGCGCCATGCCCACGGTATCTGGCATTTGTTCGTGATTGCGGGGAGTTTGCTGCACTTTGTGGCGATTATGTTCTACGTCCTGTGA
- a CDS encoding LysR substrate-binding domain-containing protein, with translation MLIDEELTLKKLEVFLAFMRTGNLARAAAELQTSNVSVHRAIHSLESALRCPLFKHEGRNLTPLESAYVLEERAQRLIQDVVESVRLTREAAGFSAERFKLGSLYSLTVKTVPQLIMGLKIRRSELNIDLILGSNIDLLYKLKNMEVDAILVSLDDSINDPDCEQIALFSDDIFLATPADSRFAQRSEVDLAEVRDETFITLTQGFATHQDGNRVFKQAGFEPKVAMQVNDIFTLLSMVSSGVGYALLPGRIAAVYENRVKLIPLQEKYRLQQHIGVVFLKAKERDPNLLALLAECRMYANRQSAV, from the coding sequence ATGCTGATCGACGAAGAGTTGACCCTGAAAAAACTCGAGGTGTTCCTCGCTTTCATGCGCACCGGCAATCTGGCCCGCGCCGCTGCGGAGTTGCAGACCAGCAACGTCAGCGTGCATCGCGCCATTCACTCGCTGGAAAGCGCCCTGCGCTGCCCGCTGTTCAAACACGAGGGCCGCAACCTGACACCGCTGGAAAGTGCTTACGTGCTCGAAGAACGCGCGCAGAGACTGATTCAGGACGTAGTCGAAAGCGTGCGCCTGACCCGCGAAGCCGCCGGGTTCTCCGCTGAACGCTTCAAACTCGGTTCGCTGTATTCGCTGACCGTGAAGACCGTGCCGCAACTGATCATGGGCCTGAAGATCCGCCGCAGCGAACTCAACATCGACCTGATTCTCGGCTCGAACATCGACCTGCTCTACAAGCTGAAGAACATGGAAGTCGACGCGATTCTGGTGTCGCTGGATGACAGTATCAACGACCCGGACTGCGAGCAGATTGCGCTGTTCTCCGACGACATCTTCCTCGCCACGCCAGCGGATTCACGGTTTGCCCAGCGCAGTGAAGTGGATCTGGCAGAAGTTCGCGACGAAACCTTCATCACCCTGACCCAAGGCTTCGCCACCCATCAGGACGGTAACCGGGTGTTCAAGCAGGCAGGGTTCGAACCAAAGGTGGCGATGCAGGTGAACGACATCTTCACGCTGTTGAGCATGGTCAGTTCCGGGGTGGGTTATGCGTTGCTGCCGGGCAGGATTGCGGCGGTGTATGAGAACCGGGTGAAGCTGATTCCGTTGCAGGAGAAGTATCGGTTGCAGCAGCACATTGGCGTGGTGTTTCTAAAGGCCAAGGAGCGCGACCCGAATTTGCTGGCGTTGTTGGCGGAGTGTCGGATGTATGCCAATCGGCAGTCGGCGGTGTGA
- the madM gene encoding malonate transporter subunit MadM, with amino-acid sequence MYESMMKVISGYGLISGFLIVGLTMWVSYWMSNTFTKGRLHGSAIAILLGLVLSYVGGALTGGQKGVVDIPLLSGIGLLGGAMLRDFAIVATAFGVSVEELKRAGFVGVLALFVGVGTSFVAGVGVAMAFGYTDAVSLTTIGAGAVTYIVGPVTGAAIGASSEVMALSIAAGLIKAILVMVMTPFVAPMIGLNNPRSAVIFGGLMGTSSGVAGGLAATDPKLVPYGCLTAAFYTALGCLLGPSLLYLLMRGLVG; translated from the coding sequence ATGTACGAATCAATGATGAAAGTTATCAGCGGCTACGGCTTGATCAGCGGTTTCCTGATTGTCGGCCTGACCATGTGGGTGTCCTACTGGATGTCCAACACCTTCACCAAGGGCCGGTTGCACGGATCAGCCATCGCCATTCTGCTCGGGCTTGTGCTGTCGTACGTCGGCGGGGCACTGACCGGTGGGCAGAAAGGCGTGGTGGATATCCCTCTGTTGTCCGGTATCGGTTTGCTTGGTGGCGCGATGCTGCGTGATTTCGCCATCGTTGCCACGGCGTTCGGGGTGAGTGTTGAAGAACTCAAACGGGCCGGGTTCGTCGGTGTGCTGGCGTTGTTTGTCGGGGTCGGGACGTCGTTTGTTGCCGGGGTAGGGGTGGCAATGGCGTTCGGTTACACCGATGCGGTGAGCCTGACCACCATCGGCGCGGGAGCGGTGACTTACATTGTTGGCCCGGTGACCGGGGCGGCGATTGGTGCCAGTTCCGAAGTCATGGCGTTGTCGATTGCAGCGGGGTTGATCAAGGCGATTCTGGTGATGGTAATGACGCCGTTCGTGGCGCCGATGATCGGCTTGAACAATCCGCGCAGTGCGGTGATCTTCGGCGGGTTGATGGGCACTTCCAGCGGCGTGGCGGGCGGTTTGGCGGCGACAGATCCGAAGTTGGTGCCTTACGGTTGTCTGACGGCGGCGTTCTATACCGCGCTTGGGTGTTTGCTCGGGCCTTCGCTGCTTTATCTGCTGATGCGAGGGTTGGTCGGCTGA
- the madL gene encoding malonate transporter subunit MadL has product MIIYGVAFLAFCTLVGIWVGEMLGKLIGVPANVGGVGIAMLLLIGLGSYLNKTGWLKGKTEQGVEFWSAIYIPIVVAMAAQQNVYGALKGGPMAILAGTLAVVIAFALVPVLVRLGNKDPAPIAPAKTAG; this is encoded by the coding sequence ATGATTATTTACGGTGTGGCGTTTCTGGCCTTTTGTACGCTGGTGGGTATCTGGGTCGGTGAAATGCTTGGCAAGTTGATCGGCGTGCCAGCCAACGTCGGCGGCGTCGGTATTGCGATGCTGTTGTTGATCGGTCTTGGCAGTTATCTGAACAAGACTGGCTGGCTCAAGGGCAAGACTGAACAGGGTGTCGAGTTCTGGAGTGCGATCTACATTCCGATCGTGGTGGCCATGGCTGCGCAGCAAAACGTTTACGGCGCGCTGAAGGGTGGGCCGATGGCGATTCTTGCCGGGACGCTCGCGGTGGTTATTGCATTTGCCTTGGTGCCGGTGCTGGTGCGCCTCGGCAACAAGGACCCGGCGCCGATTGCTCCAGCCAAGACTGCGGGGTAA
- the mdcH gene encoding malonate decarboxylase subunit epsilon, with the protein MSSLLVFPGQGAQQPGMLQRLPRETLAEASDVLGEDVLLLDSAEALRSTRAVQLCLLIAGVAASRQLLQDSLNADFVAGLSIGAYPAAVVAGALSFSDALHLVSLRGELMQQAYPQGFGMTAIIGLDLATVERLLAQVHSVETPVYLANINADNQVVIAGSEKAMQAVAELARSRGAGLAKRLAVSVPSHCPLLDAPAQTLAEAFAKVHLQTPKIAYLSGSRARPVIKVDALRDDLAFNMCRVVDWRGTVQSAYERGVRLQIELPPGAVLTGLARRVFEQGTVTAFDSARLDTLQALLREEGSRRT; encoded by the coding sequence GTGAGCAGTCTGTTGGTGTTCCCCGGCCAGGGCGCGCAGCAACCGGGCATGCTCCAGCGTTTGCCTCGGGAAACGTTGGCCGAGGCCAGTGATGTGCTCGGTGAAGATGTCTTGCTGCTTGATTCTGCCGAAGCGTTACGCAGCACAAGGGCGGTTCAGCTCTGTCTGCTGATTGCCGGTGTCGCGGCTTCACGACAGTTGTTGCAGGACAGTTTGAACGCGGACTTTGTCGCGGGTCTGTCTATCGGTGCTTACCCGGCAGCGGTGGTGGCCGGGGCGCTGAGCTTCAGCGATGCATTGCACCTGGTCAGCCTGCGCGGTGAGTTGATGCAGCAGGCTTATCCACAGGGCTTCGGCATGACTGCGATCATTGGCCTGGACCTGGCCACAGTCGAGAGGCTGCTGGCGCAAGTCCACAGCGTCGAAACGCCGGTTTATCTGGCCAATATCAATGCCGATAACCAGGTGGTGATTGCCGGCAGCGAGAAGGCGATGCAAGCGGTGGCCGAATTGGCGCGCAGTCGTGGCGCGGGTCTGGCGAAACGTCTGGCGGTCAGCGTGCCGTCGCACTGTCCGCTGCTGGATGCACCTGCGCAAACCCTGGCCGAAGCCTTCGCCAAAGTACACCTGCAAACCCCGAAAATCGCCTACCTGAGCGGCAGCCGCGCTCGGCCGGTGATCAAGGTCGACGCCCTGCGAGACGACCTCGCCTTCAACATGTGCCGCGTGGTGGATTGGCGCGGCACCGTGCAAAGCGCTTACGAGCGCGGCGTACGGCTACAGATCGAACTGCCGCCCGGTGCGGTGCTGACCGGGCTGGCGCGCCGGGTGTTCGAGCAAGGCACCGTCACTGCCTTCGACAGTGCTCGCCTCGACACCCTGCAGGCGCTGTTGCGTGAGGAGGGAAGCCGCCGAACCTAA
- a CDS encoding malonate decarboxylase holo-ACP synthase: MVNIPLAHDLLWGMTPAQLPADAPQWAVESLAAGQPVVVRRALSAEGFVAVGVRGVLREQRLAAFMALDSIACQVSPEALCHIDSERDLPAMRALQQLRPMLDDCGWVWGVSGSAGFELASGFEAMHEASDLDLILRTPQLLMRNQARKLMALFDQSLCRVDMQLQTPFGAVALREWAGTSARVLLKNEHQACLVSDPWNPQEQAA, encoded by the coding sequence GTGGTGAACATCCCGCTGGCCCACGACCTGCTCTGGGGCATGACCCCCGCGCAGTTGCCGGCGGATGCGCCGCAGTGGGCAGTCGAGTCGCTCGCCGCCGGGCAACCGGTGGTAGTGCGCCGGGCCTTGAGTGCTGAGGGTTTTGTCGCCGTGGGCGTGCGCGGTGTGTTGCGCGAGCAGCGCTTGGCGGCGTTCATGGCACTCGATTCGATTGCCTGTCAGGTCAGCCCGGAGGCGCTGTGTCATATCGACAGCGAGCGTGATCTGCCGGCCATGCGCGCCCTTCAGCAACTGCGGCCGATGCTCGACGATTGCGGTTGGGTCTGGGGTGTCAGCGGCAGTGCAGGGTTTGAACTGGCCAGTGGATTTGAGGCGATGCACGAGGCTAGCGATCTCGATCTGATCCTGCGTACGCCGCAACTTTTGATGCGTAATCAGGCGCGCAAACTGATGGCGCTTTTCGATCAATCCTTATGCCGGGTCGACATGCAATTGCAGACGCCATTCGGTGCAGTGGCGCTGCGTGAGTGGGCCGGTACCTCAGCGCGGGTGCTGCTGAAAAATGAGCATCAGGCTTGTCTGGTCTCAGATCCATGGAATCCGCAGGAGCAGGCAGCGTGA
- the mdcE gene encoding biotin-independent malonate decarboxylase subunit gamma encodes MSGYSLRGLNWFNALSAGAKAVEGLPPSLKVADGELGRFLAVVADPDNRFPRARNGEVGLLEGWGLAKAVDDAITADRDKTQKRPLIAIVDVPSQAYGRREEALGIHQALAGAADSYARARLAGHAVIALLVGKAMSGAFLAHGYQANRLIALRDPGVMVHAMGKASAARVTLRSVEELEALAASVPPMAYDIDSYASLGLLWETLSVQQIEQPTAEDLARVTECLKQAIGDVSGSDLSNRLGAKNREASSRVRELLRAQW; translated from the coding sequence ATGAGTGGTTATTCATTGCGCGGTTTGAACTGGTTCAACGCGTTGAGCGCGGGCGCGAAAGCTGTGGAAGGTCTGCCGCCATCGTTGAAGGTTGCCGATGGCGAACTTGGGCGTTTTCTGGCCGTAGTCGCTGACCCTGACAACCGCTTTCCCCGTGCCCGCAACGGCGAAGTCGGGTTGCTGGAAGGCTGGGGTTTGGCCAAGGCTGTTGATGACGCAATCACCGCTGACCGCGACAAAACCCAGAAGCGCCCATTGATCGCCATCGTCGATGTACCAAGCCAGGCCTATGGTCGTCGCGAAGAAGCCCTCGGTATTCATCAGGCCCTGGCCGGTGCCGCGGACAGTTATGCCCGTGCACGACTGGCCGGGCATGCGGTGATTGCGCTGTTGGTGGGCAAAGCCATGTCCGGTGCGTTTCTCGCCCACGGCTATCAGGCCAATCGCTTGATCGCCCTGCGTGACCCGGGCGTGATGGTGCACGCGATGGGCAAGGCGTCGGCGGCGCGGGTGACTTTGCGCAGTGTCGAAGAACTTGAAGCGCTGGCCGCCAGCGTGCCGCCGATGGCCTATGACATCGACAGTTACGCCAGCCTCGGGCTGCTTTGGGAAACCCTGTCGGTGCAGCAGATCGAACAGCCGACCGCAGAGGATCTGGCGCGGGTGACTGAGTGCCTGAAGCAAGCAATCGGCGATGTCTCCGGCAGTGATTTGAGCAATCGTCTTGGTGCAAAAAATCGAGAAGCGTCCAGCCGCGTGCGCGAGTTGCTGAGGGCGCAGTGGTGA
- a CDS encoding biotin-independent malonate decarboxylase subunit beta: MTDSAALLNKHSFVELGARQRAKALLDAGTFRELLDPFQRVMSPWLERQGVVPQADDGVVIAKGSLDGLPVVIAAIEGAFQGGSLGEVGGAKIAGALELAAEDNRKGIPTRAVLLLETGGVRLQEANLGLAAIADIHAAIVDLQQYQPVVGVVAGSVGCFGGMSITAALCSYLLVTQEARLGLNGPQVIEQEAGIEEYDSRDRPFIWSLTGGEQRFASGLVDRYVADDVAKIRQQVGELLQQGLPAQPRSQRAEWFLQRLASLDTDKQIEPSVVRDLYQGERS; encoded by the coding sequence ATGACTGACAGCGCAGCGCTTCTCAACAAACATAGTTTCGTCGAACTCGGCGCGCGGCAACGGGCGAAAGCCTTGCTTGATGCCGGCACCTTTCGCGAATTGCTCGATCCTTTTCAGCGAGTGATGTCGCCGTGGCTCGAACGCCAGGGCGTGGTGCCGCAGGCCGACGACGGGGTGGTGATCGCCAAGGGCAGCCTCGACGGTTTGCCGGTGGTGATCGCGGCCATCGAAGGCGCGTTTCAGGGCGGCAGCCTCGGCGAAGTCGGCGGGGCGAAGATTGCCGGTGCACTGGAACTGGCCGCCGAGGACAACCGTAAAGGCATCCCGACCCGCGCCGTGTTGCTGCTGGAAACCGGCGGTGTGCGTTTGCAGGAAGCCAATCTTGGCTTGGCGGCGATTGCCGATATTCATGCGGCGATTGTCGATTTGCAGCAATACCAACCAGTGGTGGGCGTGGTCGCGGGCAGCGTCGGCTGTTTCGGTGGTATGTCCATTACGGCGGCACTGTGCAGCTATCTGCTGGTGACTCAGGAAGCACGCCTCGGCCTGAACGGCCCGCAGGTGATCGAGCAGGAAGCCGGGATCGAGGAATACGATTCCCGCGACCGGCCGTTCATCTGGAGCCTGACCGGTGGCGAGCAGCGCTTTGCCAGTGGTCTGGTGGATCGTTATGTCGCCGATGACGTGGCGAAGATTCGTCAGCAGGTCGGCGAGCTGTTGCAGCAAGGTTTGCCAGCGCAACCTCGTAGCCAAAGGGCCGAGTGGTTCCTGCAACGTTTGGCCAGTCTGGACACTGACAAGCAAATCGAACCGTCGGTGGTTCGCGATCTGTATCAAGGAGAGCGCTCATGA